In one Cloacibacillus porcorum genomic region, the following are encoded:
- the dhaL gene encoding dihydroxyacetone kinase subunit DhaL, with amino-acid sequence MEKLTYGRFVKMLGCAASAITEAKDELTELDSQIGDGDHGTTMVKVMETVKVTAEGYQGGDFKGMLSAVGMAVLNMGGGATVPLFGSLFSGMARAVPEGAAELTKEQLAEAFKSGEARLLKFSKAPLGGKTMVDALTPAVAAFADYGGADIAAALEAARLAAHEGCMKTKDYVAHFGRAKNLGERALGIPDPGSVSVSIIFKAFAKSAAEE; translated from the coding sequence ATGGAAAAACTTACATACGGACGCTTCGTAAAGATGCTCGGCTGCGCGGCCTCGGCGATCACAGAGGCGAAAGACGAGCTGACGGAGCTTGATTCACAGATAGGCGACGGCGACCACGGAACGACGATGGTCAAGGTGATGGAGACGGTAAAGGTTACAGCCGAGGGCTATCAGGGGGGCGACTTCAAGGGAATGCTCTCGGCCGTCGGCATGGCCGTCCTCAACATGGGCGGCGGGGCGACCGTGCCCCTCTTCGGCTCGCTCTTCTCCGGCATGGCGCGCGCCGTCCCCGAGGGGGCGGCTGAGCTGACGAAGGAGCAGCTTGCGGAGGCCTTCAAGAGCGGCGAGGCGCGGCTTTTGAAATTCTCCAAGGCCCCACTCGGAGGCAAGACCATGGTCGACGCGCTGACCCCCGCAGTCGCGGCCTTCGCGGACTACGGCGGCGCAGACATCGCGGCGGCGCTTGAGGCGGCCCGTCTCGCGGCGCATGAGGGCTGCATGAAGACGAAAGATTATGTGGCGCACTTTGGCCGCGCCAAGAACCTCGGCGAACGCGCGCTGGGCATACCAGACCCCGGCTCGGTCTCCGTTTCGATCATATTCAAGGCCTTCGCGAAATCGGCGGCCGAGGAATGA
- a CDS encoding protease inhibitor I42 family protein: protein MKAAGRGLFILAAVALLAFPASGAEAARRYITERPLPTTASTDVRETAIEAELDGDFTLTLEAPALPGYSWSLYNSLPPGGSLISVSSTQRQAVSPDVTPTAVETRSFHASSTGRNRIIFRYARPGDEAPLIYVIFSLNVRLK from the coding sequence GTGAAAGCTGCCGGGAGGGGATTATTTATACTTGCGGCCGTCGCTCTGCTCGCCTTCCCGGCAAGCGGCGCGGAGGCGGCGCGGCGTTATATAACGGAGAGGCCGCTTCCAACGACCGCCAGCACCGACGTCAGGGAGACCGCGATTGAGGCGGAGCTTGACGGAGACTTCACGCTCACGCTCGAAGCCCCCGCGCTGCCGGGCTATTCGTGGAGCCTCTATAATTCCCTGCCTCCGGGGGGCTCTCTCATCTCGGTGTCGAGTACCCAGAGGCAGGCGGTATCGCCCGACGTGACGCCGACGGCGGTCGAGACCAGGAGCTTTCACGCCTCCTCCACCGGACGCAACAGGATCATCTTCCGCTACGCGCGCCCCGGCGACGAGGCTCCGCTGATATATGTAATATTCAGTCTGAATGTGAGGCTAAAGTAG
- a CDS encoding 4Fe-4S double cluster binding domain-containing protein: protein MLSEEFKDFLYGIGAKLVGFADMSGVAGCGYPRAVSVALPVPPHILREIADGPTKSYYYMYHELNNGLNRIVTSGAEYLRERGYSAQPQTTDAVSYDADCRSALPHKTVAVRSGLGWIGKSCLLVTPEYGSAVRISSLLTDAPLACASSVMEPLCGGCDLCRSSCPGQALSGLLWNSAVDRDLIVDTGRCTRKQRELMMARTGIEADICGKCFVVCPYTAKYLSAAAK, encoded by the coding sequence ATGCTGTCGGAGGAATTCAAAGACTTTTTATATGGTATCGGCGCGAAGCTCGTCGGCTTTGCGGATATGAGCGGTGTGGCGGGGTGCGGCTATCCCCGCGCAGTCTCGGTGGCGCTTCCGGTACCGCCGCACATTCTGCGGGAGATTGCGGACGGCCCGACAAAGAGCTACTATTACATGTACCATGAACTCAACAACGGGCTGAACCGAATAGTTACCTCCGGCGCGGAATACCTGCGCGAACGCGGCTATTCCGCGCAGCCGCAGACGACCGACGCCGTGAGCTATGACGCTGACTGCCGCAGCGCCCTGCCGCACAAAACGGTGGCGGTACGGTCCGGTCTTGGCTGGATCGGCAAAAGCTGCCTGCTCGTCACCCCAGAATACGGCTCCGCGGTGCGCATCTCTTCGCTGCTCACAGACGCGCCGCTCGCCTGCGCCTCATCCGTGATGGAGCCGCTCTGCGGCGGCTGTGACCTCTGCCGCAGCTCCTGTCCTGGTCAGGCTTTGAGTGGCCTTTTGTGGAACAGCGCGGTGGACCGCGACCTGATTGTGGATACCGGAAGGTGCACGCGCAAGCAGCGGGAGCTGATGATGGCCCGCACGGGCATAGAGGCGGACATCTGCGGCAAATGCTTCGTCGTCTGTCCCTACACGGCAAAATATCTCAGCGCCGCGGCAAAATAG
- a CDS encoding protease inhibitor I42 family protein, with product MYRFIVALCALTLLFSAGRAQAERRHAMVMPFPVTEATDIRYLEAETFLNDDFEISLAANPSTGYTWIDYDGLPTAISFVSRTYDPPAAAMPGAEGRERLRYHANATGHNHIILKYARPWEGKPAAYAVCCVYVKLPSQL from the coding sequence ATGTATAGATTTATCGTCGCTCTCTGCGCGTTGACGCTGCTTTTTTCCGCGGGCCGCGCACAGGCGGAGAGACGTCATGCGATGGTTATGCCCTTTCCCGTGACGGAGGCAACCGACATCCGCTATCTGGAAGCAGAGACCTTCCTCAACGACGACTTTGAGATTTCGCTTGCGGCTAACCCCTCTACCGGCTATACATGGATCGACTACGACGGACTGCCCACGGCGATCTCCTTCGTCTCGCGCACCTATGACCCTCCAGCCGCGGCCATGCCCGGCGCCGAGGGAAGGGAGCGGCTGCGCTATCACGCAAACGCCACCGGACACAACCACATCATCCTGAAGTACGCGCGCCCGTGGGAGGGCAAGCCGGCGGCATACGCCGTCTGCTGCGTGTATGTGAAGCTGCCAAGCCAGCTGTAG
- the grdC gene encoding glycine/sarcosine/betaine reductase complex component C subunit beta: MPNAAIKAAAYSLNHTPELGLWYGNTPFVERETHPDSEFLKELPKYQQNYHEAASYAPNLTYIGAMEIEDFETRPQPWYKNLEPQEIRFGKYGEIMPEDETIAFLDICDVFDLVWLDKDFSAAVKEKIAKHPLMREDIVARLEAGHDAAEIENEVKTAGALPLYVDGKVVGCARRGHEVDPNLTAYELLVNITCKASAVLSLLHLIQNSGMKPEDIDFVIECSEEAAGDMNQRGGGNFAKAIAEIAGCVNSSGCDVRGFCAGPVNAVLSGASMVAAGTRKNVAVIAGGAIPKLYMNARDHVKKELPALENCIGSFGVLIVPDDGTLPVIRLDAIGKHTVGAGASPQTVTSVLTYEPLQKVGLTFADVDKFSPELHNPEITLPAGAGDVPTANFKMIAALAVMKKAIEKADMVKFTKEHGMTGFVHTQGHIPSGVPFMGHAADAINAGKMTRAMIIGKGSLFLGRLTNLADGASFLIEKPQPKQAEATVSKEEIRELILESLGELAASLKK; this comes from the coding sequence ATGCCAAACGCAGCGATCAAAGCGGCAGCCTATTCATTAAACCACACACCCGAGCTCGGCCTCTGGTACGGCAACACCCCCTTTGTAGAGAGGGAGACGCACCCCGATTCAGAATTCCTCAAAGAACTTCCCAAATACCAGCAGAACTACCACGAGGCGGCCAGCTACGCTCCGAACCTCACATACATCGGCGCCATGGAGATAGAGGACTTTGAAACGCGTCCCCAGCCCTGGTACAAGAACCTTGAGCCGCAGGAGATCCGTTTCGGGAAATACGGCGAGATCATGCCCGAAGACGAGACGATCGCCTTCCTCGACATCTGCGACGTATTCGACCTTGTCTGGCTTGATAAGGATTTCTCCGCCGCCGTCAAGGAAAAGATCGCCAAACACCCCCTGATGCGCGAAGATATCGTAGCGCGCCTCGAGGCAGGCCACGACGCGGCTGAGATAGAGAACGAAGTCAAGACCGCGGGCGCGCTGCCCCTCTATGTCGACGGCAAGGTTGTCGGCTGCGCGAGAAGGGGACACGAAGTCGACCCGAACCTCACCGCCTATGAGCTGCTGGTGAACATCACCTGCAAGGCGAGCGCCGTGCTCTCACTGCTCCACCTCATCCAGAACAGCGGTATGAAGCCCGAGGATATCGACTTTGTCATCGAATGTTCGGAAGAGGCGGCCGGCGACATGAACCAGCGCGGCGGCGGCAACTTCGCGAAGGCCATCGCCGAAATAGCGGGCTGCGTGAACTCCTCCGGCTGCGACGTGCGCGGCTTCTGCGCGGGCCCCGTTAACGCGGTTCTCTCCGGCGCTTCGATGGTCGCCGCGGGAACCCGTAAGAACGTCGCGGTCATCGCGGGCGGCGCGATTCCCAAGCTTTACATGAACGCGCGCGACCACGTCAAAAAAGAGCTTCCCGCCCTTGAAAACTGCATCGGCTCCTTCGGCGTCCTCATCGTTCCCGACGACGGCACCCTGCCTGTGATCCGCCTAGACGCGATCGGCAAGCATACTGTCGGCGCGGGCGCTTCGCCGCAGACCGTCACCTCCGTCCTCACCTACGAGCCGCTTCAGAAGGTCGGACTGACATTTGCCGATGTGGATAAATTCTCACCGGAGCTCCACAACCCCGAGATCACCCTTCCCGCTGGCGCGGGCGACGTGCCGACGGCGAACTTCAAGATGATCGCGGCCCTCGCGGTGATGAAGAAGGCCATCGAAAAGGCCGACATGGTGAAGTTCACAAAAGAGCATGGTATGACAGGCTTCGTCCATACGCAGGGACATATTCCCTCCGGAGTGCCGTTCATGGGGCACGCCGCCGACGCCATCAACGCCGGCAAGATGACCCGCGCGATGATCATCGGTAAGGGCAGTCTCTTCCTTGGTCGTCTGACCAACCTGGCCGACGGCGCCTCGTTCCTCATCGAGAAGCCGCAGCCCAAGCAGGCGGAAGCCACAGTGAGCAAAGAAGAGATCCGCGAACTCATCCTTGAGAGCCTCGGAGAACTTGCCGCAAGCCTCAAAAAGTAA
- a CDS encoding threonine ammonia-lyase has product MQFTVSQIKEARERIAPYITETPLIRLGNLDQYLGCRVYAKLESMQRTGSFKLRGAVNKLLSLSAEQLGRGVVAASSGNHGKALAYAAGLLGAKCTVVMPRTAPQNKIEAIGKLGAEVVLCETSERFRIAEDICRERGGTMAPPYDDYEIMAGQGTAGLEILEQEPDLDCVISPVSGGGLIGGLSTALKAVSEGRIRVVGAEPDILPRYSESLAAGERVTVPQRRSLADALASQTPGVRNFPVVQANVEGIVRVSEEYIKKGMKLLLTEGKLLAEPASCIGAAALLEGRISVREDEKVCLLISGGNVGLEQLEILRDVSI; this is encoded by the coding sequence ATGCAGTTCACCGTCAGCCAGATAAAAGAGGCTAGAGAGCGCATCGCTCCGTATATCACGGAGACGCCGCTGATAAGGCTAGGGAATCTGGATCAATACCTCGGATGCCGGGTCTACGCAAAACTTGAGTCCATGCAGAGGACGGGCTCGTTCAAGCTGCGCGGGGCCGTCAATAAGCTGCTGTCGCTCTCCGCCGAGCAGCTTGGCCGCGGCGTCGTCGCGGCCTCCTCCGGCAATCACGGAAAGGCGCTCGCCTACGCCGCGGGGCTGCTGGGGGCGAAGTGTACCGTCGTCATGCCGCGGACCGCGCCGCAGAATAAGATCGAGGCGATCGGGAAACTCGGGGCGGAGGTCGTGCTCTGCGAAACCTCAGAGCGTTTCAGGATCGCCGAGGATATCTGCCGCGAGCGCGGCGGAACGATGGCACCGCCGTACGACGACTACGAGATAATGGCCGGACAGGGCACCGCCGGCCTGGAGATCTTGGAACAGGAGCCGGATCTGGACTGCGTGATATCCCCCGTCAGCGGCGGCGGACTGATCGGCGGCCTTTCCACCGCGCTGAAGGCCGTCTCGGAGGGAAGGATACGCGTCGTCGGCGCGGAGCCTGATATATTGCCGCGCTACAGCGAGAGCCTCGCCGCCGGAGAACGTGTCACCGTTCCGCAGCGGCGCTCGCTGGCGGACGCCCTCGCCTCGCAGACGCCTGGGGTCAGGAACTTCCCCGTCGTGCAGGCCAACGTGGAGGGAATTGTCCGCGTCTCGGAGGAGTACATCAAAAAGGGGATGAAGCTGCTGCTGACGGAGGGAAAGCTGCTCGCCGAACCAGCCTCCTGCATCGGCGCGGCGGCGCTGCTCGAGGGGCGTATCTCCGTAAGGGAGGATGAGAAGGTCTGCCTGCTCATCTCCGGCGGCAACGTGGGACTAGAGCAGCTGGAAATCCTGCGGGACGTAAGTATATAG
- the grdD gene encoding glycine/sarcosine/betaine reductase complex component C subunit alpha produces MTDNASVKALIGDILGEIIEEAKEGGGKKTKVGLMAYGSELGQEELCRGARLAMQNDPSVKVFCIGPKLAGYEDLNWVETAADEHEISAAMEKALSDGTIEGAVALHYPFPVGVTTIGKVFTPGKGKPCFVASSTGTSSPVRTEAMLRNAIYGIAVAKSAGIPEPTVGVLNLDGAQTVLRALQKLKDNGYGINFAESIRKDGGAILRGNDLLAGAADVCVTDTLTGNVLMKLFGAWTTGGNYEAMGWGYGPSAGEGWNKVISIISRASGAPVIASALSLNASAAKNGLPAIVAKELAAAKAAGLDDLIEAMQPKQAAAEEDVKAPAAEPTDEEIHGVDVLEIENAVKALWKAGIYAESSMGCTGPVIKFAKKNEEKVKEVLVAANYL; encoded by the coding sequence ATGACAGATAACGCATCCGTAAAGGCCTTGATAGGCGACATACTGGGCGAAATAATAGAAGAGGCTAAAGAGGGCGGCGGCAAAAAGACCAAAGTCGGCCTTATGGCATACGGCAGCGAGCTCGGCCAGGAAGAGCTCTGCCGTGGCGCGCGCCTCGCAATGCAGAACGACCCCAGCGTGAAAGTATTCTGCATCGGCCCGAAACTCGCGGGCTACGAAGACCTTAACTGGGTCGAGACGGCGGCGGACGAGCACGAAATATCCGCGGCGATGGAAAAGGCACTGAGCGACGGGACCATAGAAGGTGCGGTAGCTCTCCACTACCCGTTCCCCGTCGGTGTAACCACAATAGGAAAGGTATTTACGCCTGGCAAAGGGAAACCGTGCTTCGTAGCCTCCTCTACGGGCACGTCCTCCCCGGTCAGGACGGAGGCTATGCTCCGCAACGCCATCTACGGCATCGCGGTAGCGAAGTCTGCCGGCATACCGGAGCCGACGGTCGGCGTCCTCAACCTTGACGGCGCTCAGACAGTTCTGCGCGCCCTCCAGAAACTCAAGGACAACGGCTACGGCATTAACTTCGCGGAGAGCATCAGAAAAGACGGCGGCGCGATCCTTCGCGGCAACGACCTGCTCGCCGGAGCGGCCGACGTCTGTGTGACGGACACCCTCACCGGAAACGTCCTTATGAAGCTCTTCGGAGCCTGGACCACCGGCGGCAACTACGAAGCGATGGGTTGGGGTTACGGCCCCTCCGCCGGAGAGGGCTGGAACAAGGTCATCTCGATCATCTCCCGCGCCTCGGGTGCTCCTGTCATCGCCTCCGCGCTCTCGCTCAACGCTAGCGCCGCGAAAAACGGACTCCCCGCGATCGTGGCGAAGGAGCTGGCGGCGGCTAAGGCGGCCGGACTTGACGATCTCATCGAGGCCATGCAGCCGAAACAGGCGGCGGCCGAGGAAGATGTCAAAGCCCCCGCGGCCGAGCCGACAGACGAAGAGATCCACGGCGTCGACGTCCTTGAGATAGAAAACGCTGTCAAGGCGCTCTGGAAGGCCGGTATCTACGCCGAGTCCTCAATGGGCTGCACCGGCCCCGTCATTAAGTTCGCGAAGAAGAACGAAGAAAAAGTCAAAGAGGTTCTGGTCGCTGCCAACTACCTCTAG
- a CDS encoding dihydroxyacetone kinase subunit DhaK — MAMKKFINNSETLTKELLKGMALAFPDKIEVRENNLVINKNMEKADRVHIVTLGGAGHEPALSGFVGDGMFDISVVGDVFAAPGPAACFEALSLASAPKGALFVVLNHAGDMMAAEMTMEQVEDAGIKVARVTTQEDISNAPRSDSDNRRGLVGCIPLAKVAGGAAGMGKDLEEVRAIAQKFADNMATIAVACRGATHPANGAEISRFGEDDMEIGMGQHGEGGGGRMTMKSARETAAIMTQALLDDLSIKEGEEVMLIVNGSGATTLMEQLIVFKDCVEYLKGKGVKVVASHVGELLTVQEAAGFQLFMARMDGELLKYWKAPCDTPYYTVK, encoded by the coding sequence ATGGCAATGAAGAAATTTATCAACAATTCCGAGACGCTCACCAAAGAACTGCTCAAGGGTATGGCGCTTGCCTTCCCCGATAAGATCGAGGTTCGCGAGAATAACCTCGTCATCAACAAGAACATGGAAAAGGCCGACCGCGTCCACATCGTTACCCTCGGCGGCGCGGGGCATGAACCCGCGCTCTCAGGCTTTGTCGGCGACGGTATGTTCGACATCTCCGTCGTCGGCGACGTTTTCGCCGCCCCCGGACCGGCCGCCTGCTTTGAGGCCCTCTCCCTCGCCTCGGCTCCGAAGGGCGCGCTCTTCGTCGTGCTCAACCACGCGGGAGACATGATGGCCGCCGAAATGACGATGGAACAGGTGGAGGACGCTGGGATCAAGGTGGCGCGCGTCACGACGCAGGAGGACATCTCCAACGCGCCGCGCTCCGACTCCGACAACCGCCGCGGCCTCGTAGGCTGCATCCCCCTCGCGAAGGTCGCGGGCGGAGCCGCCGGTATGGGCAAGGATCTTGAAGAGGTCCGCGCAATCGCGCAGAAGTTCGCCGACAACATGGCGACGATCGCCGTCGCCTGCCGCGGCGCGACGCATCCCGCCAACGGCGCGGAGATATCGCGCTTCGGCGAGGACGATATGGAGATCGGCATGGGACAGCACGGTGAGGGCGGCGGCGGACGCATGACGATGAAGAGCGCGCGGGAGACCGCGGCGATCATGACCCAGGCGCTGCTTGACGACCTCTCCATTAAAGAGGGCGAAGAGGTCATGCTCATCGTCAACGGCTCAGGCGCGACGACGCTCATGGAACAGCTCATCGTCTTCAAGGACTGTGTCGAATACCTCAAAGGCAAGGGCGTCAAAGTCGTCGCCTCGCACGTGGGTGAGCTGCTTACCGTCCAGGAGGCGGCGGGCTTCCAGCTCTTCATGGCGCGCATGGACGGAGAACTGCTCAAATATTGGAAGGCCCCCTGCGACACGCCCTACTACACGGTGAAATAG
- a CDS encoding PucR family transcriptional regulator encodes MKIDRLSHCQLCEYREEDYDLHDDIKTYGDMLSVLGLLSESSRRDFTTRVLRDIDRRSDYKAIRDTFMEWCESPFSSSGSARRLRLHRNSLQYRLKKIRALTGKDPWKFKDAFDLWVAFSLKDMENLKS; translated from the coding sequence ATGAAAATAGACCGTTTGTCTCATTGTCAGCTATGCGAATATAGAGAAGAGGACTATGACCTCCATGACGATATAAAGACATATGGAGATATGTTGTCCGTATTGGGGCTGCTGTCAGAAAGCTCCCGGCGTGATTTTACCACCAGGGTCTTACGGGATATCGACAGACGGTCGGACTACAAAGCTATACGGGACACCTTTATGGAGTGGTGCGAATCGCCGTTTTCAAGCAGCGGTTCCGCGCGCCGCCTGCGCCTTCACCGGAACAGTCTCCAATACAGGCTTAAAAAGATCAGAGCTTTGACGGGAAAAGACCCCTGGAAATTTAAAGACGCCTTTGACCTCTGGGTGGCATTCTCGCTGAAGGATATGGAAAACCTTAAATCATAA
- the dapF gene encoding diaminopimelate epimerase, which produces MIECVKMNGNGNDFLVLDNMALRYDTEFLSNLAAKACRRRQAVGADGLVVAEPSAAADFKMRIFNPDRTEGEMCGNGARCVSRFALDYGIAKTGELTFETLGGMVRAVVDGGLVTMDLAPVSLRGMVTDGRLCVGEDEFEYSFITVGVPHCVIFERERSRRFEEYAPVGRAIRRRSDLFPQGTHVNFAVMGGEADMIDIMTYERGVEDMTLSCGTGSVASAIVSWLSGRTGPDVRVKNPGGVNGVSLLRSENGDILPKLEGRAVAVAEISIMPEALL; this is translated from the coding sequence ATGATAGAGTGCGTTAAGATGAACGGCAACGGGAACGATTTTCTTGTCTTAGATAACATGGCACTGCGTTATGACACGGAATTTCTCTCAAATCTTGCGGCAAAGGCCTGCCGCCGGCGGCAGGCGGTCGGCGCCGACGGACTGGTCGTCGCGGAGCCCTCGGCCGCCGCGGATTTTAAAATGCGTATCTTCAACCCAGATAGAACGGAGGGTGAAATGTGCGGCAACGGCGCTCGCTGCGTCTCGCGCTTCGCGCTGGACTATGGGATAGCGAAGACAGGAGAGCTGACCTTCGAAACGCTTGGCGGAATGGTACGCGCCGTGGTGGACGGTGGCCTCGTGACGATGGATCTCGCCCCTGTTTCGCTTCGCGGCATGGTCACGGACGGACGCCTCTGCGTGGGGGAGGATGAATTCGAATACTCTTTTATCACCGTCGGCGTCCCCCACTGCGTAATCTTTGAGCGCGAGAGGAGCCGCCGCTTTGAAGAGTACGCGCCGGTCGGACGCGCGATCCGCCGCAGATCGGACCTCTTTCCACAGGGAACGCATGTGAACTTCGCCGTCATGGGCGGCGAAGCGGATATGATCGACATCATGACATACGAGCGCGGAGTGGAGGATATGACGCTCTCCTGCGGCACCGGTTCGGTGGCCTCGGCGATCGTCTCGTGGCTTTCCGGACGCACGGGGCCGGATGTTCGCGTTAAGAACCCCGGCGGCGTGAACGGCGTGAGCCTTTTGCGGAGTGAAAATGGGGATATCCTGCCGAAGCTTGAGGGGCGCGCCGTCGCCGTCGCGGAGATATCGATTATGCCGGAGGCGCTTCTCTGA
- the lsrF gene encoding 3-hydroxy-5-phosphonooxypentane-2,4-dione thiolase, with protein MVDKIGNILAKDYGLDRPVEQKSFYVKGAEHCDWGMKDRLARIFDPKSGRTVMLAFDHGYIMGPTAGLERLDLAIPPLAPYADVLMATRGAIKSCVPPTFNKAIALRCTTDTSVLHEDLSYGHVGVDVEDAIRLNASCIVVQTFVGSKNEVGSFKNLSDMINAGNRYGIPVMGVTAVGKEMERTKRYFQLATRILAELGAQVIKTYYCEGFEEVTAACPVPIVIAGGKKTPEKEALEMAYNAIRDGAAGVDMGRNIFQSENPAAMLQAVRAVVHENASAKEAYDLFLSLK; from the coding sequence ATGGTAGACAAAATAGGAAACATCCTGGCGAAAGACTACGGCCTCGACAGGCCGGTGGAGCAGAAGAGCTTCTACGTCAAGGGGGCGGAACACTGTGACTGGGGCATGAAAGACCGCCTCGCGCGTATCTTCGACCCCAAGAGCGGACGCACCGTCATGCTCGCCTTCGACCACGGCTACATCATGGGGCCGACCGCGGGGCTTGAGCGCCTCGACCTTGCCATCCCTCCGCTCGCGCCATACGCCGACGTGCTGATGGCGACGCGCGGGGCGATTAAGAGCTGCGTGCCGCCGACCTTCAACAAGGCGATTGCGCTGCGCTGCACCACCGACACCAGCGTGCTGCACGAAGACCTGAGCTACGGCCATGTTGGTGTGGACGTGGAGGACGCCATCCGTCTCAACGCCTCCTGCATCGTCGTCCAGACCTTCGTCGGCTCCAAAAACGAGGTCGGTAGCTTCAAAAATCTCAGCGATATGATAAACGCTGGTAACCGCTACGGCATCCCCGTGATGGGCGTCACCGCCGTCGGCAAAGAGATGGAGCGCACCAAGCGTTACTTCCAGCTTGCGACGCGCATACTCGCCGAACTTGGCGCGCAGGTGATCAAGACCTACTACTGCGAGGGGTTTGAGGAGGTCACCGCGGCCTGTCCCGTGCCGATCGTCATCGCGGGCGGCAAAAAAACGCCGGAGAAAGAGGCGTTGGAGATGGCCTATAACGCCATCCGGGACGGCGCGGCGGGGGTGGACATGGGACGCAACATCTTCCAGTCTGAGAACCCCGCGGCGATGCTGCAGGCCGTGCGCGCCGTAGTGCACGAGAACGCGAGCGCCAAAGAGGCGTATGATCTGTTCTTGTCCCTGAAATAA
- a CDS encoding nitroreductase family protein: MVSAIMKRRSIRKFTEEKVSADSAMRIVEAGAAAPSAMNRRPVRFILLDKEAMARFAEKVAQKEPFIEGQWAIAVCADRRGYDQEGAWLEDCSAAMENILIAATEMGLGSLWYGVYARPAKEPQVREALKVPKGVEVCGIAVIGHAAEEKEPHRGVDSSILHIGCWKE; this comes from the coding sequence ATGGTTTCTGCAATCATGAAACGCCGGAGCATTCGGAAGTTTACGGAGGAAAAGGTCTCCGCCGACAGCGCGATGAGGATCGTCGAAGCGGGAGCCGCCGCACCGAGCGCGATGAACAGGCGTCCAGTGCGTTTCATCCTGCTCGATAAAGAGGCGATGGCGCGCTTCGCGGAAAAGGTGGCACAAAAGGAGCCCTTTATCGAGGGTCAGTGGGCCATCGCAGTCTGCGCCGACCGCCGGGGTTACGACCAGGAGGGCGCCTGGCTTGAGGACTGTTCCGCGGCAATGGAGAATATCCTGATCGCTGCGACGGAGATGGGGCTCGGCTCTCTCTGGTACGGCGTATACGCGCGCCCCGCGAAGGAGCCGCAGGTGCGCGAGGCGCTCAAGGTACCGAAGGGCGTGGAGGTCTGCGGCATCGCCGTGATCGGACACGCCGCCGAGGAAAAGGAGCCGCACAGAGGCGTGGATTCTTCTATACTCCACATCGGCTGCTGGAAGGAATAG